The Skermanella pratensis genome has a window encoding:
- a CDS encoding glycosyltransferase, which produces MHTDDAISLGDMLRTQRAEAQEAPSRIAVFLQDLYGGGAERVMLALATGIARRGYPVDLVLVRREGAYVDDIPPGIRVVELGTRRTVNSVVALARYLRRERPAVLLTALVHVNIAALLARLLAGGRTRIAITEHNQISRNMGANANSTLRMAYRLVPYLYPRAAKIIAVSDGVADDLTRFARLNRARIDVAHNPVVTPDLLTRAAQPVNHPWFAEGEPPVILGVGRLSPQKDFATLLRAFARVRAERPARLLILGEGALRPELEKLADELGISSDVQLPGFVDNPMAFMAKASLFVLSSRFEGLPTVLIEAIACGTSTVSTDCPSGPREILEDGRLGGLVPVGDPGALALAIGQALDNPVPADLLRAKAEAYTVERAVDRYLELLQPAPARSIA; this is translated from the coding sequence ATGCATACCGACGACGCGATCTCCCTCGGCGACATGCTGCGGACCCAACGGGCCGAAGCGCAGGAAGCCCCCTCGCGGATCGCCGTGTTCCTCCAGGATCTCTACGGCGGCGGGGCGGAGCGCGTGATGCTGGCGCTCGCCACCGGCATCGCGCGCCGCGGCTACCCGGTCGACCTCGTCCTCGTCCGGCGGGAGGGGGCCTATGTGGACGACATCCCGCCCGGCATCCGCGTGGTCGAGCTCGGCACGCGGCGCACCGTCAACAGCGTCGTGGCGCTGGCCCGCTATCTCCGGCGCGAGCGCCCCGCCGTGCTGCTGACGGCGCTGGTCCATGTCAACATCGCGGCCCTGCTGGCGCGTCTCCTGGCCGGCGGCCGGACCCGGATCGCCATCACCGAGCACAACCAGATCAGCCGCAACATGGGGGCCAACGCCAACTCGACGCTTCGGATGGCCTATCGGCTCGTGCCCTACCTGTATCCCCGCGCGGCGAAGATAATCGCTGTGTCCGACGGCGTCGCCGACGACCTGACCCGCTTCGCGCGGCTGAACCGGGCGCGAATCGACGTGGCCCATAATCCCGTGGTCACGCCGGACCTGCTGACCCGTGCCGCGCAACCTGTCAACCATCCCTGGTTCGCCGAGGGGGAGCCGCCGGTGATCCTGGGGGTGGGCCGCCTGTCGCCGCAGAAGGACTTCGCCACCCTGCTGCGAGCCTTCGCGCGGGTCCGGGCCGAACGCCCGGCCCGGCTGCTGATCCTGGGAGAAGGGGCGCTCCGCCCGGAGCTGGAGAAGCTCGCCGACGAACTCGGCATATCGTCGGACGTGCAGCTGCCGGGTTTCGTCGACAATCCGATGGCCTTCATGGCGAAGGCCTCGCTGTTCGTGCTGTCGTCCCGGTTCGAGGGTCTGCCCACGGTCCTGATCGAGGCGATCGCCTGCGGCACCAGCACGGTCTCGACCGACTGCCCGAGCGGGCCGCGCGAGATCCTGGAGGACGGCAGGCTCGGCGGGCTGGTTCCCGTCGGCGATCCCGGGGCGCTGGCCCTGGCGATCGGGCAGGCCCTGGACAATCCCGTCCCCGCCGACCTGCTGCGGGCCAAGGCTGAAGCGTA